A genomic segment from Candidatus Brocadia sinica JPN1 encodes:
- a CDS encoding 4Fe-4S dicluster domain-containing protein produces MPEEKTRKRKGIVHINHEYCKRCGICVNFCPVKNLEIRQQKLTELERCIACRMCQRYCPDIAIEIEEIDAETVITGKSGNRNGG; encoded by the coding sequence GTGCCTGAAGAAAAAACTCGAAAACGAAAAGGGATCGTACATATTAATCATGAATACTGCAAGCGTTGCGGCATCTGTGTGAATTTCTGCCCTGTCAAAAATCTGGAGATTCGACAGCAGAAATTAACGGAATTAGAGAGGTGTATTGCTTGCAGGATGTGTCAGCGATACTGTCCTGACATTGCTATTGAAATTGAGGAGATAGATGCCGAAACAGTTATTACAGGGAAATCAGGCAATCGCAATGGCGGCTGA